A genomic region of Nitrosomonas ureae contains the following coding sequences:
- a CDS encoding glycosyltransferase yields MVTRETRSDQRYGLGRSLAPIVKEFQRRGVEVGYLCQADLGQRAILWQQRLLYLLISLPGIKNKPTHFPTLFQVLLERFNMGRLAAKLAVTQKYTHVHCHDPYIALSLRFFLRFYPDHKPVWGITEHGFGCYTQAIHEDGVHLGHRVMRILCRWEANTLRAASWVIAPTRRGIAQIAHDLAIHPPPAHWHDLVHARPVVNRYSRKDARNRLNWNESAIYILSIGRISPVKQYPLLIEACAQLKLEKVLQLVILGEGDHNALQKLARQSKLTQEILFAVAEDIGLYLCAADLYVSASASESFGLANLEALVAGTAAVCTAVGGVPEVVKNGALLSEPTLNALAEAMQRMLNDSKLRETIAQQGLARANAWPDVIEITDRYETIYRQATAG; encoded by the coding sequence ATGGTTACACGTGAAACCCGTTCGGATCAGCGTTACGGTCTCGGGCGCAGTCTGGCCCCGATTGTTAAAGAATTCCAGCGTCGTGGCGTCGAGGTGGGCTATCTTTGCCAAGCCGACTTAGGGCAACGCGCTATACTCTGGCAACAACGCCTCCTATATCTATTAATCTCCTTACCCGGAATCAAAAACAAACCCACCCATTTCCCCACACTGTTTCAGGTTCTGCTGGAACGCTTTAATATGGGACGTCTTGCCGCAAAACTGGCAGTTACGCAAAAATATACCCACGTACACTGCCATGATCCCTATATCGCCCTGAGTTTGCGTTTTTTCCTGCGATTCTATCCCGATCACAAACCGGTGTGGGGAATCACCGAACATGGTTTCGGTTGTTATACTCAAGCCATTCACGAAGATGGCGTGCATCTGGGTCATCGCGTGATGCGTATCCTATGCCGCTGGGAAGCCAATACACTGCGTGCAGCTTCCTGGGTAATTGCACCCACTCGCCGCGGCATCGCTCAGATTGCGCATGATCTGGCCATTCATCCGCCACCTGCTCATTGGCATGATCTGGTTCACGCGCGGCCCGTGGTGAACCGTTACAGCCGGAAGGACGCAAGAAATCGTCTCAACTGGAACGAGTCTGCGATTTATATATTGAGTATTGGCCGCATCTCCCCGGTTAAGCAATATCCATTACTTATCGAAGCCTGTGCCCAACTTAAGCTAGAAAAAGTACTCCAGTTAGTTATTCTGGGTGAAGGTGATCACAATGCTTTACAAAAACTGGCTCGACAATCAAAACTTACGCAGGAGATCCTGTTCGCAGTCGCTGAAGATATCGGTTTATATCTTTGCGCCGCCGACTTGTATGTCAGCGCTTCAGCTTCCGAATCCTTCGGATTGGCAAATCTTGAAGCACTCGTGGCAGGTACAGCGGCGGTTTGCACCGCTGTAGGCGGCGTACCCGAAGTGGTAAAAAACGGCGCATTATTATCAGAACCCACTCTTAATGCCTTGGCGGAAGCTATGCAGCGCATGCTGAATGACTCAAAATTACGGGAAACAATTGCACAGCAGGGGTTGGCAAGAGCTAACGCATGGCCGGATGTCATTGAAATTACGGATAGGTATGAAACAATTTATCGCCAAGCTACAGCAGGCTAA
- a CDS encoding GNAT family N-acetyltransferase, with product MTKSINHNPIQSTQHYRQATHATASITAASSSPCEALAFPFNIYAHALHLHEGIASDLHFGLFQNDKISMRTAQQSTHELLRSKLPPSPCRILEVGIGSGTISSLLNPPGYDVSGITVDMLETLNTEAKGFDIILFKESAQYIDQLVIINKALDLLSPSGQLIVMGEFALKHNTTHLENLHLLKNMIMLAERSGFELTENLDLSALAAPTFDYLLQAISTYRQKLIRDLFLNPEQLTQLEQSNRINREKYTHGEYGYALLRFRKKTTPQWRLQPLKENQKHKLFDLFKKTFNHTMTPATWQWKYGANPSHALGVWRRDKLIAHYGGVARQILFFGQPQTAVQIADVMVDTSERGILTRKGPFFLMTAAFLEHYIGYGKPYLIGFGFPNERHMKIAERHGLYGEVGKMVEITWSPLSKFPHWRTRLLPITPLDNTAQTTLIVNECWQQMANDLQTALVGVRDWAYIQYRYLNHPTQHYQVVLIKNRGGDQTRGVLILRYDAHGCEIVDFIAPLAEIPLLVLHARRLAGINGQQRLFCRITENFAAHFAVARGTRKTLDIRIPASTWDNAPSIDSLRNHWWLMSGDTDFR from the coding sequence ATGACTAAATCCATTAATCACAATCCGATACAAAGCACTCAGCATTATCGTCAAGCTACTCATGCGACTGCTTCAATAACAGCAGCCTCATCCTCTCCCTGTGAGGCTCTGGCGTTTCCATTCAATATATACGCCCACGCGTTGCACCTGCATGAAGGCATCGCTTCGGATTTACATTTTGGCTTGTTCCAAAACGACAAAATCAGTATGCGGACAGCGCAGCAATCTACGCATGAACTCCTGCGATCAAAGCTGCCGCCATCTCCCTGCCGCATTCTGGAAGTGGGGATAGGCTCAGGAACAATCTCATCCCTGCTCAACCCACCGGGTTACGATGTTAGTGGCATCACTGTCGATATGCTGGAAACCCTTAATACTGAAGCGAAAGGCTTTGATATCATTTTATTTAAGGAATCAGCGCAATACATTGATCAACTGGTAATTATTAATAAAGCACTGGATCTGTTATCGCCCTCGGGACAATTGATCGTAATGGGCGAATTTGCACTGAAGCACAATACTACACATTTAGAAAATCTCCATTTACTCAAAAATATGATCATGCTCGCCGAGCGATCCGGGTTTGAGTTGACTGAGAACCTGGATTTATCCGCGTTAGCGGCACCTACCTTCGATTATTTGTTACAGGCCATTTCAACATACCGGCAAAAGCTGATCAGGGATCTTTTTCTTAACCCTGAACAACTGACACAACTCGAACAATCCAACCGGATTAATCGGGAAAAATATACTCATGGGGAATATGGCTACGCTTTGTTGCGTTTCAGGAAAAAAACAACGCCTCAATGGCGTTTGCAGCCTCTCAAGGAGAACCAGAAACATAAGCTGTTTGATTTGTTTAAAAAAACATTTAATCACACTATGACGCCCGCTACCTGGCAATGGAAATATGGTGCAAACCCAAGCCATGCACTGGGTGTATGGCGAAGAGATAAGCTGATTGCTCACTACGGCGGTGTTGCCCGACAGATTCTATTTTTTGGACAACCTCAAACAGCGGTGCAAATCGCGGATGTCATGGTTGATACCAGCGAACGGGGCATACTCACCCGGAAAGGACCTTTTTTTCTGATGACGGCGGCTTTTCTGGAACATTACATTGGTTATGGCAAACCTTATCTAATCGGCTTTGGATTTCCAAACGAACGCCACATGAAGATTGCGGAACGGCACGGATTATATGGTGAAGTTGGAAAAATGGTCGAGATCACCTGGTCACCGTTATCGAAATTTCCCCATTGGCGCACCCGATTACTTCCCATCACCCCATTGGATAATACTGCACAAACTACGCTCATCGTTAATGAATGCTGGCAACAAATGGCTAATGATTTGCAAACTGCATTAGTTGGTGTTCGCGACTGGGCTTATATACAATATCGCTATCTTAATCATCCTACCCAGCATTACCAGGTCGTACTGATAAAAAACCGCGGTGGCGACCAAACACGAGGTGTGCTTATACTGCGTTATGACGCTCACGGATGCGAAATTGTCGACTTCATCGCGCCATTAGCCGAGATCCCTCTTCTTGTTCTGCATGCTCGACGATTGGCAGGCATTAATGGCCAGCAACGATTGTTTTGTCGTATCACGGAAAACTTTGCCGCTCATTTTGCAGTCGCCCGCGGTACCCGAAAAACGCTGGATATTCGTATTCCCGCCAGCACCTGGGATAACGCGCCATCGATTGATTCTTTACGTAACCATTGGTGGCTGATGTCCGGGGATACGGATTTCCGCTAA
- a CDS encoding ABC transporter ATP-binding protein: MSFNASGYEPAINAVKLSKCYQLYQHPRDRLKQFLWPHRWWGSRQYYRELWALNDIDLTIMPGEVVGIVGQNGSGKSTLLQLVCGTSTPSYGEVQVNGRIAALLELGAGFNPEFTGRENVMMSAAIMGLNQAEIAERIEQIIDFSGVRDFIDQPVKTYSSGMYVRLAFSVAINVDPDILIIDEALSVGDGAFARKSFTRIMQMRDAGKTILFCSHSLFQVESLCARAIWLNKGKMVLDGESAQVVSAYQSFLDQSTANPAADTHFAGKSAPVPHKKHPSGNAHLEKVQLIADAACTSHADIASGQSNILIAISFASDPALPCPNIAMTLHAKDGRIITSTATWEDQFAIQRSTDGSGQLCLRLERLPLLKGEYLVNIYLLCERGLHLYDSAEAIATLQVTQAGRLQGYFSIPHQWENNTIIQND; this comes from the coding sequence ATGTCCTTTAATGCTTCGGGCTATGAGCCAGCCATTAACGCCGTAAAATTATCCAAATGCTATCAGTTGTATCAGCACCCCAGAGATCGTTTAAAACAATTTTTGTGGCCGCATCGATGGTGGGGTTCACGTCAATATTACCGCGAACTGTGGGCGCTAAACGATATCGACTTAACGATAATGCCTGGAGAAGTCGTAGGCATCGTAGGGCAAAACGGCTCGGGGAAATCGACACTGCTGCAACTGGTTTGCGGCACCTCAACCCCCAGCTACGGTGAAGTGCAAGTGAACGGCCGTATCGCTGCTTTACTGGAACTCGGTGCCGGATTCAACCCGGAGTTTACCGGGCGCGAGAATGTCATGATGAGCGCAGCGATCATGGGTTTAAATCAGGCGGAAATTGCTGAGCGTATCGAACAAATTATTGATTTCTCCGGTGTGCGTGATTTTATTGATCAACCCGTAAAAACATATTCCAGCGGCATGTATGTACGCTTGGCATTTTCCGTTGCCATCAATGTCGACCCGGACATCCTGATCATCGATGAAGCTTTATCGGTGGGAGATGGCGCGTTTGCCCGCAAATCATTTACCCGCATCATGCAAATGCGCGATGCGGGTAAAACAATCCTGTTTTGTTCCCACTCGCTGTTTCAGGTTGAATCTTTATGCGCCCGTGCGATCTGGCTCAATAAAGGCAAAATGGTATTAGACGGTGAATCCGCCCAGGTGGTATCGGCCTATCAGTCATTTTTGGATCAAAGTACCGCTAACCCAGCAGCCGACACGCATTTTGCAGGCAAAAGCGCCCCTGTGCCGCACAAAAAGCATCCCTCCGGCAATGCGCATCTGGAAAAAGTGCAACTCATCGCGGATGCCGCCTGCACATCGCATGCCGATATCGCCAGCGGCCAATCCAATATTCTGATAGCCATAAGTTTTGCTTCCGATCCCGCACTCCCGTGCCCGAATATCGCCATGACGCTACATGCCAAAGATGGCCGGATCATAACCAGTACAGCCACATGGGAAGATCAATTCGCGATTCAACGATCAACCGATGGATCAGGGCAACTTTGCCTCCGGCTGGAACGATTGCCACTCCTTAAAGGAGAATATCTGGTCAATATCTATTTATTGTGTGAACGCGGCCTGCATCTGTATGATTCCGCAGAAGCTATTGCCACCTTACAAGTAACTCAAGCAGGACGTCTTCAGGGATATTTTTCAATTCCTCACCAATGGGAAAACAATACCATTATTCAGAATGACTAA
- a CDS encoding beta strand repeat-containing protein, whose amino-acid sequence MAITAEQQTSILEVAIGLFNAAPGKIYMTELANMVDANGGNLSIEQLADFLDDTAVFKDNILVGNVTIEDQANILLNNFGLAADDDPASAGSQAKAFFEGELAAGKGLGEIVIEAINYLNGSPAEEFAATKTLLDNKVLVAKAYSAAGSSQDIAILQTVLSKVTGDAPYTEEDVQQALADSGVPTGNGSGFSLIVGEDSLTGTSGDDVFTALAVQDNTGGVVNSLESIDRLDGGTGTDTLTATLIANAAPSLTSVENIIARFGGAVTLDLANSTGVQAVTVQSSTAAGTVSNIGDAATLGVRNQVQDVTFSGNTATTQNLNLDTVGNFTTPTQNTVTLDTGATTLNLSVNNANAVIATLASVKTLNVAARGTNEIAQGSGAATTTATITGTGSVELQDAFTVLTTLDATGNSGGVTATVDATAVTVNGGSGNDNIVYTEAVGATAAVALGAGDDRFAITAASTAGATVDAGDGNDTFAVTDGAFLDADAQDIYSNFETLEIGDTVTATGGTGTYDMDNLPGLGAVTIGTALAGAVIIDNAVADTTVTINAEEATDLTLGQNLDYVLATATGSSDDVALTLNGLDGDDDGAAGEGQITVDQFTANDIESFTIASNIGGIDPDFENTDYTNTISALIGDAVETLTFSGNANLVVTALTAAEVNTIDASAMTGALTIDASGASGVEFLGGSANDVYTGTADGDTITGNGGGDDIALGAGSVDTLILNAAGDSLLNADLDGHDQITGFGVAGQLDVIDVGIFGFTGQQASALANKGALAASIVDGSTTSITDFFASGGVDRGVAIGTNGGNTYAFIDANKDGNFTSGEDAVVELTGVVGVTLANFGF is encoded by the coding sequence ATGGCTATAACAGCAGAACAACAAACTAGTATTCTGGAAGTTGCTATAGGTTTGTTTAATGCAGCACCAGGCAAGATCTATATGACCGAGTTGGCGAATATGGTTGACGCGAACGGCGGTAATTTATCAATCGAACAATTAGCTGATTTTTTGGATGATACTGCAGTATTCAAGGACAATATTCTGGTTGGTAATGTAACGATAGAAGACCAAGCAAACATATTACTGAATAACTTCGGTCTTGCAGCTGACGATGATCCTGCCAGTGCCGGTTCTCAAGCAAAAGCATTCTTTGAAGGTGAGCTGGCCGCAGGTAAAGGCCTGGGCGAAATCGTCATCGAAGCCATCAATTATTTGAATGGTTCTCCTGCAGAGGAATTTGCCGCAACTAAAACTTTGCTGGACAATAAGGTTCTGGTTGCTAAAGCCTACTCAGCTGCGGGTTCGTCGCAGGATATAGCGATATTACAAACCGTATTAAGCAAAGTAACCGGGGATGCTCCTTATACAGAAGAAGACGTACAACAAGCCTTGGCAGATAGCGGTGTGCCGACCGGTAATGGATCAGGATTTTCATTGATCGTAGGTGAAGATAGTTTGACTGGTACTAGCGGCGATGATGTATTTACCGCATTGGCCGTTCAGGATAACACAGGCGGTGTAGTCAATTCGCTTGAGTCTATTGACAGGTTGGATGGTGGCACCGGTACCGATACCTTGACCGCAACGCTGATAGCCAATGCGGCGCCATCCTTGACCAGTGTCGAAAATATCATTGCCCGCTTTGGTGGAGCTGTGACGCTTGATCTGGCTAACTCAACAGGTGTGCAAGCTGTCACTGTACAATCAAGCACTGCTGCAGGTACTGTTTCTAATATAGGTGATGCTGCGACTCTGGGTGTTAGAAATCAAGTTCAGGACGTGACATTCAGCGGCAATACTGCTACTACTCAGAACTTGAATTTAGATACGGTGGGAAATTTTACGACACCGACACAAAATACAGTTACTCTTGATACGGGTGCTACAACGTTAAATCTTTCAGTGAATAATGCGAATGCCGTCATTGCGACATTGGCATCTGTTAAAACGCTGAATGTAGCTGCGCGTGGAACGAATGAGATTGCTCAAGGTTCTGGTGCAGCCACCACAACGGCAACCATCACAGGTACTGGTAGCGTTGAATTGCAGGATGCCTTTACTGTCCTGACAACATTGGATGCAACAGGTAACTCCGGTGGTGTAACCGCCACAGTGGATGCTACTGCAGTCACGGTTAACGGCGGTTCTGGCAATGATAACATCGTCTATACTGAAGCAGTAGGCGCGACTGCGGCTGTGGCGTTAGGTGCTGGCGATGACCGGTTTGCGATTACAGCGGCATCGACTGCCGGAGCTACTGTTGATGCGGGTGATGGTAATGATACATTTGCGGTAACTGATGGTGCTTTTCTTGATGCCGATGCACAAGATATTTATTCCAATTTTGAAACACTGGAAATTGGTGATACCGTAACTGCAACCGGCGGAACAGGTACCTATGATATGGACAACCTGCCCGGTCTGGGAGCAGTTACCATTGGCACGGCACTTGCAGGTGCAGTAATTATCGATAATGCAGTGGCAGATACAACGGTGACGATCAATGCTGAGGAAGCAACGGATCTGACTCTGGGTCAAAATTTGGACTATGTCTTGGCAACTGCAACGGGTTCTTCCGACGATGTAGCACTGACACTGAATGGATTGGACGGTGATGATGATGGTGCAGCTGGGGAAGGTCAGATAACAGTGGATCAGTTTACAGCCAACGATATCGAATCCTTTACCATCGCTTCCAATATTGGTGGTATTGATCCTGATTTTGAAAATACGGATTACACCAATACCATTTCTGCACTCATCGGTGACGCGGTTGAAACATTGACTTTCAGTGGGAATGCGAATTTAGTAGTTACTGCCCTGACAGCGGCTGAAGTTAATACAATTGATGCCAGCGCGATGACAGGCGCGTTAACGATTGATGCCAGTGGAGCAAGCGGCGTCGAGTTCCTGGGTGGATCGGCTAACGATGTTTATACCGGAACCGCTGACGGCGATACCATTACCGGTAACGGAGGTGGAGATGATATCGCCTTGGGAGCTGGATCTGTAGACACCTTGATCCTGAATGCTGCGGGCGATTCCTTGTTGAATGCAGATCTGGATGGCCATGATCAAATTACCGGCTTTGGTGTTGCTGGGCAGCTGGACGTCATTGATGTGGGTATCTTTGGATTTACCGGTCAGCAGGCTTCAGCACTGGCAAATAAAGGCGCTCTGGCTGCCTCGATTGTTGATGGTTCGACAACGTCCATAACAGACTTCTTTGCTTCGGGCGGTGTGGATCGCGGTGTGGCAATCGGTACCAACGGTGGAAATACTTATGCGTTTATCGACGCGAACAAGGATGGTAACTTTACATCGGGTGAAGATGCTGTGGTTGAGTTGACAGGTGTCGTCGGTGTTACGCTGGCAAACTTTGGATTCTAA
- the pyrF gene encoding orotidine-5'-phosphate decarboxylase, producing the protein MHEPRIIVALDFPDDKSALQLAHRLDPQLCRLKVGKELFTATGPHLIEQLMTKGFDVFLDLKFHDIPNTVAKACQAAAHLNVWMVNVHALGGRKMLQAARKAITPGTTKLIAVTLLTSMDQDDLADIGLAGQPAQIVDRLARLAFECELDGVVCSALEAAHLRQQLGERFCLVTPGIRPRNNDATDDQRRVTTPQQAIRNGADYLVIGRPIAQANDPLLACQQLNSEITAASNIRVEN; encoded by the coding sequence ATGCATGAACCCCGCATCATTGTAGCGCTGGATTTCCCGGATGATAAAAGCGCCTTACAGTTAGCGCATCGGCTTGATCCTCAATTATGCCGTTTGAAAGTCGGAAAGGAGTTGTTCACCGCGACCGGCCCGCACCTCATCGAGCAGCTCATGACAAAAGGATTCGATGTATTTCTTGATCTTAAATTCCACGATATCCCCAATACGGTTGCCAAAGCTTGCCAGGCTGCTGCTCATTTAAACGTGTGGATGGTCAATGTACATGCGCTTGGTGGCCGCAAAATGCTGCAAGCGGCGCGGAAAGCCATAACTCCGGGCACAACCAAACTGATCGCAGTCACGTTGCTCACCAGCATGGATCAGGACGATCTTGCTGATATCGGTTTAGCCGGTCAACCTGCGCAGATCGTCGACCGCCTGGCACGGCTCGCCTTCGAATGCGAACTGGACGGCGTTGTTTGCTCCGCACTGGAAGCCGCCCATCTGCGGCAGCAATTGGGAGAGCGCTTCTGTTTGGTAACACCGGGCATACGTCCGCGCAATAATGATGCTACGGATGATCAACGAAGAGTTACGACGCCACAGCAGGCCATCCGGAATGGCGCAGACTATCTGGTTATCGGTAGGCCAATCGCTCAGGCCAATGATCCGCTTTTAGCCTGTCAACAGCTTAATTCAGAAATCACAGCTGCTTCTAATATCAGAGTGGAAAACTGA
- a CDS encoding LapA family protein yields the protein MMNLVAWLFRIVVFVILAVFASKNSHPVMLQYTLDQSIELPLSVVLLISFALGALIAMIVVRCRCNSND from the coding sequence ATGATGAATCTAGTTGCCTGGCTTTTTCGTATTGTAGTCTTTGTAATACTTGCGGTATTCGCATCCAAAAACTCGCATCCTGTCATGCTCCAGTACACCTTGGATCAGTCTATCGAACTACCCCTTAGTGTTGTACTTTTGATTTCCTTTGCACTGGGCGCACTTATCGCTATGATTGTTGTTCGATGCCGATGTAACTCGAACGATTAA
- a CDS encoding integration host factor subunit beta — MTKSELITRLAARFPQLVAKDAELSVKTIIDAMAQSLASGQRIEIRGFGSFDLNYRPPRIGRNPKSGEKVKVPEKYVPHFKAGKEMRERVDYTDKK; from the coding sequence ATGACGAAATCTGAATTAATTACCCGGCTTGCAGCACGCTTCCCCCAACTGGTTGCAAAAGATGCAGAATTGTCGGTCAAAACGATTATTGATGCCATGGCTCAAAGTCTGGCCAGTGGTCAACGTATCGAAATACGTGGTTTTGGCAGTTTCGATTTGAACTATAGGCCGCCGCGTATCGGACGCAATCCCAAGTCGGGCGAAAAAGTCAAAGTCCCGGAGAAATATGTGCCGCACTTTAAAGCGGGCAAGGAAATGCGTGAACGGGTGGACTATACGGATAAGAAATAG
- the rpsA gene encoding 30S ribosomal protein S1, producing the protein MTNASTATQQSPESFAALFEESLSRQEMRIGEVITAEVVRVDYNIVIVNAGLKSESFIPVEEFKNDRGEIEVKPGDFISVAIESLEDGYGETRLSRDKAKRLTAWHDLEQAMESGKIVTGMVNGKVKGGLTAMINGIRAFLPGSLVDIRPVKDTTPYENKEMEFKVIKLDRKRNNVVVSRRAVLEATQGADRETLLSNLQEGAVVQGVVKNITDYGAFVDLGGIDGLLHITDLAWRRVKHPSEVVNIGDEVTAKVLKFDQEKNRVSLGMKQLSEDPWVGLSRRYPARTRLFGKVTNLTDYGAFIEIEQGIEGLVHVSEMDWTNKNVYPSKIVQLGDEVEVMILEIDEERRRISLGMKQCQTNPWEEFAATHDKNAKVRGQIKSITDFGVFIGLPGNIDGLVHLSDLSWNQPGEEAVLNYKKGDEVEAMILSIDVERERISLGIKQMEGDPFTSFVAENDKNSIVTGTVKSIDPKGAVIALTNDIEGYLRASEVSRDRVEDIRTFLKEGDTVETMIINVDRKNRTINLSIKAKDKSDESSAMQKIKAPANAGTTSLGALLKAKMDSKNTEQ; encoded by the coding sequence ATGACTAATGCTTCCACTGCAACTCAACAATCCCCCGAAAGTTTCGCCGCACTCTTTGAAGAAAGCCTCTCAAGGCAGGAAATGCGTATTGGTGAAGTCATCACTGCTGAGGTCGTCCGCGTTGATTACAATATTGTAATTGTTAATGCCGGACTTAAATCTGAGAGCTTTATCCCCGTTGAAGAATTTAAAAATGACCGCGGTGAGATTGAAGTTAAGCCCGGCGATTTTATCAGTGTTGCCATCGAATCCCTTGAAGATGGCTATGGCGAAACCCGACTTTCCCGTGATAAGGCTAAGCGTCTAACCGCCTGGCATGATTTGGAACAGGCAATGGAAAGCGGCAAGATTGTGACTGGCATGGTTAACGGCAAGGTTAAGGGTGGTCTGACTGCGATGATTAATGGCATACGGGCATTTCTACCCGGTTCCCTGGTCGACATTCGACCTGTTAAAGACACCACGCCTTATGAAAATAAGGAAATGGAATTCAAAGTCATCAAGCTGGATCGGAAACGCAACAACGTAGTGGTTTCGCGCCGCGCTGTACTGGAAGCGACACAAGGTGCGGATCGGGAAACCTTGTTATCCAACCTGCAGGAAGGCGCGGTGGTTCAAGGTGTGGTAAAAAATATCACGGACTATGGCGCATTTGTTGATCTGGGCGGCATCGACGGCTTATTGCACATTACCGACCTGGCATGGCGCCGGGTTAAACACCCTTCCGAAGTCGTCAATATCGGCGATGAAGTCACCGCCAAAGTGCTCAAGTTCGACCAGGAAAAGAATCGTGTATCACTGGGGATGAAGCAGTTGAGCGAAGACCCCTGGGTAGGTTTATCGCGCCGCTATCCGGCACGCACCCGTCTGTTCGGCAAAGTAACCAACCTGACAGACTACGGCGCTTTTATTGAGATCGAACAAGGTATCGAAGGATTGGTGCATGTTTCAGAAATGGATTGGACTAACAAAAATGTTTATCCTTCCAAGATTGTGCAACTGGGCGATGAAGTTGAAGTCATGATCCTGGAAATCGACGAAGAACGTCGCCGTATCTCATTGGGCATGAAACAATGCCAGACTAATCCATGGGAAGAGTTTGCCGCCACTCATGACAAGAATGCCAAGGTTCGCGGTCAAATCAAATCCATCACTGACTTCGGTGTATTTATCGGACTACCTGGAAACATCGATGGTCTTGTCCATTTATCTGATTTATCCTGGAACCAGCCTGGCGAGGAAGCCGTGCTCAATTATAAAAAAGGCGATGAAGTCGAAGCCATGATTTTATCGATCGATGTCGAACGCGAACGCATTTCATTGGGCATCAAGCAAATGGAAGGCGATCCTTTCACCAGCTTCGTTGCCGAAAACGATAAAAACAGCATCGTTACGGGCACGGTAAAATCAATTGATCCTAAAGGCGCTGTCATAGCACTCACGAATGATATCGAGGGATATTTGCGCGCATCCGAAGTCTCGCGCGACCGGGTTGAAGATATTCGCACTTTCCTGAAAGAAGGTGATACGGTCGAAACCATGATCATCAATGTGGATCGCAAAAACCGAACCATTAATCTTTCGATTAAGGCAAAAGATAAATCAGATGAGTCAAGCGCCATGCAAAAAATTAAAGCTCCGGCCAATGCAGGTACAACCAGTCTGGGCGCTTTGCTGAAAGCAAAAATGGATAGTAAAAACACTGAGCAATAA
- the cmk gene encoding (d)CMP kinase gives MKTEKIPVITIDGPSASGKGTIAQLVARKIGFHYLDSGALYRLVALKTLQSHADIHDADQLAQIAKHLNIVFRNEQIYLDDAIVTEDIRAEQCGLLASQLAAYPQVRAALTERQRAFRQPPGLVTDGRDMGSVIFPDATLKIFLTASAEIRTHRRYNQLKEKGINANIADLLHDIKKRDERDSNRSIAPLGQSADARLLDTSALTISQAQDTVLSWYNEIVHKASV, from the coding sequence ATGAAAACTGAGAAAATACCTGTTATCACCATCGATGGTCCGTCAGCATCGGGAAAAGGCACCATTGCTCAATTAGTGGCTCGAAAGATTGGATTTCATTACCTGGATAGTGGCGCGCTTTATCGTCTGGTTGCTTTGAAAACACTGCAATCGCACGCTGATATCCACGACGCTGATCAGCTTGCCCAAATTGCCAAACACCTGAACATCGTATTTAGAAATGAGCAGATCTATCTTGATGACGCCATCGTCACAGAAGATATTCGCGCGGAACAGTGCGGCTTGCTCGCTTCCCAGTTAGCGGCCTATCCCCAAGTTCGGGCAGCGCTCACAGAGCGTCAACGCGCATTTCGCCAACCTCCGGGGCTGGTTACCGATGGGCGCGATATGGGTTCGGTTATCTTTCCCGACGCCACACTAAAAATATTTTTAACGGCCAGCGCCGAAATACGCACACACCGACGATATAACCAGTTGAAAGAGAAAGGAATAAATGCTAACATAGCAGACCTATTGCATGATATCAAGAAACGGGATGAACGGGATAGCAATCGTAGCATCGCGCCGCTTGGGCAAAGCGCGGATGCGCGATTACTGGATACTTCGGCATTGACCATATCCCAGGCACAAGACACTGTTCTCTCCTGGTATAATGAAATTGTGCATAAAGCCAGCGTTTGA